The genomic window AGAAATTACCCAAAATCCATTTCCACTGGCAGGCTGTAGGGATGGATTTGTATGAAGCCACCAGGGCCAACATTATGCACAGtcacagcattaaaaaaaaaaatggtgcatGAGGAAAATGTGATCCAGTTCACAAAAAGCAGACCTGGGATTTCAAAAAGGGTTTTCAGGAAGCTATTTCACTAAATTACTTGTGATGGGATGAGGAGGGAGATCCCATTATGAAGAAACACAGAGTCAGAAGaaagagaatccagcacagagtgGGGTTTTATGTCAATGTGTTCATCTATGACTTGGTAACAGATGAGTTACATGAGACAAAGCTGCCAGTGATGGAAAACTGGAGAAACTGAGCTGCAGAGAAATCTTTAAACACAACTATTGGGAAATGCAAAGATGACTTCAGTAAATGCCAAGTAATCCAGCAGTAGGAAAACCACCACTTAGCACTCCAGAAACTACCCAACATCGCTGCAGGTAATTTTACTAAAAGTATCACTTCACTGCATCAGTAATagtgagaaaaaaaggaaaaaacaacatcAGAAACTACAGctaaaagaagaaggaagagaaaacatcCCTGTCATGCTGTACAAATCAACCTCCTGGCACATCCATGCTCGGAATGCTGCCTACAGCTCAGTCCCTTCTGCTCTCACACGGACACACAAGCACCAACAGAAAATGCAGAACAGAGAAtggagtaaataaataaaatcacagcTGCTGACTTGATAACTGAAGGGAGGGCAGTTGTATCCAGCTGATAAAGGGACGTGTCAAACAGCTTTGTGAAGTCTCTTGGGATCTCATCTCCTTCTTGCAGACAGACTCGCAGCTGCTCAGAGAGCGCGGCTGTATCTGGGGGCATGGTGTACTCTGAAATCtgaacacacagacacacacttaGGGGCTGAAAAGACAACCCATTTCCATAGCCTCTTTCTAATTTGTATCTCACTCAAAATCTTATCTAAAAAGAATTCTTTCACTCTTTACCCTTTGCAGTGCAGCTCACTAGGTAAGTGCAAACCCTCCTCTTCAGCTCTCTAGTCATCTGTGCATGACTGCTGCTCTTTTTCTGCACACAGGATACACTTTTGTCCCATGGTATTTCCAGATGAACACATCAGTTAAAAAAGCAACTAAAATCGATACTCAGGTTGATCCCCACTCATGTACAGAAAATCTGCTCTCACTCCATGCACATTCCTCTTGTGTGAGGGCTCAAAGTGCAAACTGATTACACTGGAGCAGCAAATGATCTCATAACCGTGGGGAAATTAGAAAGAGACTTTCTCAGATGAAATCTGATCCTGACTAACAGAGATGCaacatcattatttttttcacagaatcacagaatgttaagggttggaagagacctcaaaagatcactgaatccaattcctgtcagagcaggatcacccagggcaggtcacccaggaacagacccaggcaggttttgaatgtctccagagaaggagacttcacaacctctctggacagcctgctccagccctctgtcaccctcacagtgaaaaacttctcCTTACGatcccatggaacctcctctgctccagcttgcccctgttaccccttgtccttgggcatccctgagcagagcctggctccatcctcctgacactgccctgcaaaTCAACAGGAACCCCTCAGGTTCTTCCAAGCTgaagagtcccagctccctcaacctttcttcatagaggagatgttccactcccttcatcttTGCAGCTCTGTGATGGACTCTTTGAAGCAGTTTGCTGAGGTtgttcttgagctgaggggcccagaaccagacacaatattccagatgtggcctcattagggcagagtagatatGGAGATCCTCTCtcacctactaaccacaccccttctaatccagcccaggatgccatttgccttggccacaaggcacattgctggctcatgggcatcctgttgTCTACCAcaactcccaggtccttttccccaaacTACTGGTCCATGAGGTTGTCCTtacccagatgcaagactctacacttgtctttcattcagtttcattcaatttctccctgcccagctctccatcctgtccaggtcccactaaatggcagcacagccttcaggtatgtcagccactcctcccagttttgtgtcatcagcaaacttgttgacAGCGAACTCCATTccctcagccaggtccttgATGAACATATAGAGTaatactggtcccagtaccaacccctgagggactccacttatGCCTAATTCATCTGTCTACCCAGTGTCAGACCCTGAACAATCTTGCTGTCAACCAGTTTGTGCTAAAtactggggctgctggtggatcaCACTGTTATTTACCTCCTTACAGTAGATTTTTCTTACCTCAGGGTCCTCCATATCCATCTGGTTCAAATGGATATCTGACGTTGTAAGCCACTGGAAAAGCACATCCTGGAGGAGGGCAAAACTGCATTAATTTCTGGAGGGTCCCAGTAATCACACATTAAACACTCATGTTAAATCTGTTAAATAATATATCaccaaaaagaataaaaatatggGTAATACAAGCAAAGAATACCTAGGGAGAAGATAAAATTGTATTTGCCTTTACCTCTGGAGGCACAGAGTCATGGAAAGTGCATGACAGTCTCCAGCTATGAGGAGCTATATATGCAAAGGTTTATATTAACCAGTAGCCACAATCAAGCTCTAAAGAAGCTAAGAAAAAGTAGTAACCAAAATAACACCCTACTGAATATTTAAATCTTAATAATAAAGGGGtgaaaagaagcaggaaaagctTTTCAGAGTCCTACAACACAAATAATaaactttttctttaaaaaacccTTCCTGTTAGTTGTGCTTTAACCAGTTCCTCAGGGTTTTGGTGTTGGGTTAGAATCTCCACATGGAATCCATTTCATAGCTGTCTTGCTCTAAGGTGAGGCCTTTGGATTGCTTTGTAAGTGATGTGAAAATCCACTATggtgttttaaaaaacaacccctaaccaaaccccaaacttaCCATGATCTtaccattttcttctttatctaAATATTGATCACTGAACATGTGGGAAGATCCCAGTGCTGCCATCTTTCCACCTTGACTCTATCAACAAAGAATGCAATATAGTAAAACTCAGggttctggagccctggagcagtctgcccagagaggctgtagagtATCCttttctggaaagattccaaacccatctggacattgtaatcctgggcaacctgctgggagtgaccctgctttagcatgagggtcagactggatgatctccagaggtcattccCAACCTCTACCAGGCAATGATAATCTTATTATAACTATCACTGaaacagtgggaaaaaaaaaaaaaactttaaggAACTAAAACTATCCATCTGACAACTAAACAAATGCATAATCTTTGCTGTCTATCAAATTAATTCTCTGCTGAACCCCATGCAAGGAAGTTTGCCATTCAAGAAGGCAGGAGTCACTAGGCTCATCCGGAGCTTGCAGATGCAGAAAATACACTCTCAGCTTCTgtgtggggcaggaggagaaggcatgGTGACACACAGAGCCATACCTCGTGCTGGTAGAAAGCTAGAACAGGCCTGTTGAGCGGGAAGCAGACAGATCCTGTTGACAGAACAGCCACTGCTGGCTTCATCACATTCAACGTGGCACCAAATGGATACAGGAAAGtgagagctctgcagggaacACAGGAGCTCCATCAGTACCTGTGTGTGTCAGGGAGGCTGGACACATCTACAGAACTCAGACTCTCTGCCTGGCCTGCAAACTCTTaactctgcactgctgctggaaTCTCAAGAGCTGTGCTTTTGAAACTTCCCATCACTGTAACAACACTTCAGTCTCTTTCTACAGAGTTTTCCAGGCTGATGATTTGTCTTAAATAAGGAACAAAGAACACAgacccagctgtgtcctggggtgatccccagcagcatgggcagcaggtagagggaagggattctgcccttctgctctgctgagaccccacctgcagtgctgggtccagctctggagtccccagcacaagaaggacatggacctgttgcaAGTAAGAATTCAAATAATTATAGTTATTTACAGAAAAACTGTATTCTTCTCAATGCTTTTCActcttctgcagcacagaaggatgGAAAGCTAAAACCTGCAATGCCCACCTTGCCCTGGATTAAGACTCTTTACAATGTAGGGTTGCTCATACCTGCAGCCAGACTCCTCAGTACCTAGAGGTTATTCATATGTACCTtgtttaataaaattaaaatccacAGACTAGGAGCAAAGAAGATTTGGTCAGGAGGATAATAATTCCCTTCAAACCTATCCCTCCTGCTCCATCATTGGTTATCAAACCCTGCTAAACAGATTCTCCTTTCCACATATAACCAGAGGATTAAGAAGCtggcacaagaaagacattagAAAATCTCAAGACAAGCACAACACACTCCTAGTAGCTACAAACCTGCTAATTCTGAGTTATTCTAAAATCTTCTCACATGAGGGAAACACTTACTGTGAGTCATGTCCACTCCCATCTTCATCCGTTGTCTCAAGCACTGTTGTTCTTGCAGCTTCACTGATTCCCCTACAAGATGTTGAAAAGCAAAACTTACTGAGAACAGTATGAATTAGAAGAGTTTGCTGTGAAGATTTATATACCCTAAATACTTACCTATTCAGAACTCCATCAGAGATTAGTGCTTCTTTTGGGTGGTGGTACTTGTAGTACACATTTCGTACTACAGCATcttgaagaaagaaaggaaaagaaaaaaaacagagatatTTACATCTTAGCTGCTTGGTGTGCCAGAGACAGCAATGAAAAAATGATTTAGCTGTTGGATTCCCTGCCTGTTTGCTTCTCAGGCCACAAAGCTGGCATGTGGCACCCAAAAGAACTCCAAACAACCTTCCCCAGTGTTTACTTCTGGACACAAAGATTTAGAACAGGAATATATTTGCATgttcaaagaaaaatataaaaaaataaacacatttccATGCCTTCTGCCAAGCTGGAGAGACAAAAGGATGATCCAGTTACGAGGATATGTATCAAGTTTTATGAGGTCAAATTTGTTTTATCTATCTAGCTACTAAAAGCTTCAGGGATTGAAGCCAGttgatggcaaaaaaaaaaaaggcatggtCTAGAAATGCCACCAAAGACCCCAGGAATATTGAGACAAAGTTGtcctgttgtttgtttgtttgtgcttttttttccccacaaaaaaTTGAATGGCATTTTATGGGCCTGCTGAAGAAAAGTGTCACTGTCTATTCAGAGTGAGGATGCAGAGATTCAGTCCACTAAAACACAAGGGAAAAAGTTTTCAATGAAAGGCTTTTTAACCATGAAATGTCACTAGAATTAATTCCTGCTCCTAAATACTACTAAACCTGACAACTACAGCAAAGGAATGGAGATGGTGAAGTTGTTATCAGGGTACTCTGCTCATGGAAAGCCCTTGGTGTGTCCAGTATCACACTGCCATGTCCATGCAGACTGCAAGCAAACCCATCTCACAGACCAACAGGTACTCTGGGAGAAGGATCTGCTTGGGTTTTATCTACAAAAGCTGAACCTGCTGCTTTGATTTTGCTCAAAAAGAGATGAATAAAAGGTATCAGTGAAGCCCCATTACCATTATTGAAAATGATGCCATATTCTTCTAACAAAAAGTTAATATTTGTGCCACATCTGGACTCTCCACCTTCTCTTAGCATCACCAAGATGGCTCCACCTTCCTCCAGGAAtttcttcaaaacagaaaactaGAGAACAGTAAAAATCCAGACAAAAAACATGTGAAAAAAGAGACAGGACTGCAGAAATTTACACTGAGATGAGGGAAGGTAAATGATTCTGACTACTTGCAATTCACAACAATCAAATTCCATTTGGGGTAAACTCATTTAAAGCAGCACTAGTGCAGTTTTCAGTGTTCACATCAAGCAAATTTTAAACCATAACTAATTTGCAAACAATTATTGACTTCTTacctcagcagcactgaactTTTCTCTTGGCCCTGCTGTAATCCACAACTTTACCCCAAAGAGTTTCTCAGATGTGATCTCATCTTTTAAGCTACGAACAGATTAATAAAGATTTGTTATTCTTGCATATAGTCCTGAGGGAacacttctgcctttttttttttttttaaggactgGCAAATAAGCACAAAGCAAATCACTTCAGTCACTTCACATCCTTTTATCTGGGTTTAAAGTTAACAACCCAAGCAAAAATAATCCCTACAGATTTCTAATAGTAAAGTCTCTGGAACTTGGTACTGTGGCAGATTCAGAACTGGTATAATATGTCACAGCTACTATTAAACCTTGTACCACATCAGCTTCCTCTTTACTTCTTTTTGCTCTGGGAACATTTTGCAGTGGACAGACTCACAACCTCATATGTACAATGGccgttttctttttattccaagCTCTAACATATGATAGACTCAAAAACCTGCATCAGGAGTTTTTGTCcttataaatcatagaatcatagaatcaagaaggctggaagagacctcaaagatcatcaagtccaacctgtcaccctaaacctcatgactaactaaaccgtggcaccaagtgccacatccagtcccctcttgaacacctccagggatggtgactccaccacctccctgggcagcccattccaatggccaaccactctctctgggaagaactttctcctcacctccagcctaaacctcccctggcgcagcttgagactgtgtcctcttgttctggtgctggttgcctgggagaagagaccaacccccacctggctacaacctcccttcaggtagctgtagacagcaatgagatctcccctgagcctcctcttctccaggctaaacaaccccagctccctcagcctctcctcatagggcttgtgctcaaggcctctccccagcctccttgcccttctctggacatgctccagcaattcaacatctttcctaaactgaggggcccagaactggacagagtactcaaggtgtggcctaaccagtgctgtgtacaggggtacaatgacctccctgctcctgctggccacactatgcctgatgcaggccaggatgccattggctctcttggccacatggGCACACAACTTAACTTactgtgagacactggaacaggttgtggatgcctcctccctggatggATGGAGCTTTAAgcagcttggtctagtggaaggtgtccctgcccgtggcaggagcAGTTGCTGCtagatctttgaggtcccttctaacccaaaccattctacaattctaggATCCCTTCCAATACCTCAAGGGGTCccacagggaggctggagaggggcttttcctaagggtgtggAGCAACAGGGCAAGAAGGAATAgttttaagctgaggaagagtaggtttagactgggtcttaggaagaagcaCTTTAGTATGAGGGTgatgggactctggaataggctgcccaaggaggttatgaatgcctccttcctgggggtgtcaaggccaggctgcatgaggccttgagcagccgagTCTAATTgaaaggtgcccctgcccatggtggggagattggagtagatgatctctaaggtcccttccaatctaaccTATTCTGTGGTAAGACCGCCATACGTTCCAAAGGCAAACTACAGCTCATGGCAGACTGCAATCAGTGCGAGAGCTCTTGGCTTTGACACATCCCCAGAGACTACTCGGGGATTCAGTGCAGACCTCACAGGAATTTCAGGATCTCTCTGGGCCTGCAGGACCCTAGCCCCTACCCTCGGGGCTGCACAGTGCGGAGGTGAGGTCACCCCAGCCTCCCCACCGGGGAGCGGCCCAGCTCCTCCGGGAGATGAAGAGGCCCGGGAAGGCTGATGGAGAACCCTCCGGGGACCCCAAGCGAGCCTTCGTCCCTACCTGTAAAGGACCCTCGGACTACGGAGCCCCGCCTGCTCTCCTGGAAAACAACAAATCCAGCTACTCAGAGGCCGCCCCTCACCTCTGGATCTTCCAGTTACCGCGAAGCCTTTTCCGCAGGGATTTGTAGCTGTTGGCGAGGGTGAACGCCTCCCCTTTGGACGCATTGAAGACTATGGCGTTCCGCAGGCCCTTCTCCATAGGGCTACCGGGGGCTACCGACGCCGGAGAACGCCAGTTCTAGGGATCTTACCCCGCGGCGGGCGCGGGGATGGCGGCGTAGCAACGGGCCGGCCGCGGGGCGCATGCGCGGCCACCCACGGCTCCCTCCGGTGGTTTGCTCTGTGCccggggagggagggaggaagagagagcgGGGTGCTGGCCCCGGCTCGCTCCGGTGGTTTGCTCTGTGCccggagagggagggagagagggaaggagaaaagaagagaggaagagagagagagagcagggcgGCAGCGCTGTGCTGGGCGGGGAATGGGGCTCAGCGCACCGCGCTGCAGGCCGGGCTGTACCCTACCGGGCCGCCGCGGCCGCAGGTACGGCTGCCTCAGCCTCCAGTTGTGGGCACGGCTCCGGACAGTGGCTGCGGAGACCTACCCCAGGCCAGCCCCCATCCGGGAAGAAGGTTCTGGGCTTTAAGCCCAGGTAAAAGCAAAACCCCCCACGCGTTGTCTTTGCCTAAAGTAGGGacttctgtgtttctgctgCAACCACCTGTTGGAATAAGGCCACCCTCCAGCCCAGCATGACACCCAACACCCCCCTCCCACTGTCCTCAGCCCAGCCCTTACACACAGGACAGAGATGGAAGCACATCAGTGTGTTACTTTAATATAAACCACGTTCATGTTTCTGTTGacttcagcattaaaaaaaaaaaaaaaatcgagcACAGCATGAGCATCACACACTTTGGATCAAGCCCCTTTTTATCCCCATGTTACTTGCCCCCTTCCTCCCTACCCaagcaacagaacaaaacaccTTAAAAAAAGGCCTAGGCAGTGACATTCCGTGAGGACCCCGGCATTTAAATTAAGGCAGAATAAATAACTGTTCTCTATAGGTGACAGGCATTTTCAgaggggtgctggagcctggagcactgctgctgctctgctgtcccTTGTGCCAGGGGCTCAATGCTGGTGCCCGCCCAGCAGAGGGGGTGGAGTGGGCTCAGGCTCCCTTGCTTCgtgctgccctgtgctcagaggtgctccaagtCATGCTCCTTACATTGGTGTGCTGTGAAAGGATCCTCCCACCCCAAGCAGGGTTTGGCCATAAAGTTATCTTTTTTCTGAGCAACTCAGCCTCTTCCCCACCCTATTTCAGCTGAGATTTCACCCCTGCCTTGCCCCCAACATACCAGCCTCCTTGTTGCTTCAGCAGCATCTCAGTCCTGGGCAAGAGAAAGGGACTGACTGGCAtgaaaagccaaagcacaggTCAGGAGTTACAGATGTACAGCAGCCTTGGGGGCAATAACTGAGCAGCTTTGCAGTCTAGCTCAGGGTCCACCAAAAGGAAGCTACTGCTCCTGGTAGGCATGAAGAGTTTCTTTTGCTGGGGAGCAAAACAGTAGATGGCACTGGGCAGAGTTAGCTCCACAAAAAGAGTGGCCAGGGGCATGGGTGTTGATGTGAGTGATGGTACATACCTCAACCATAAATACAACCAGAGAGTGAACACAATTCTGCCAAGCCACACAAGACActcaggaagggaagaaaaaaaatacatgaaatcATAATCTGTGATCCACCTTCCCTGCCAGAGGAACAGTCATTTAGAGGGAAATCCAACCAGTAAAAGTTAAGAGCTCTGTTCCATCCCAGCCAGTTAGTGTATTAGTCTCAATCTCCTTCAACTGTGAGCAAAGCATAGTACCAAtcctttcaaaaagaaaaagaaaatgaagaaaaaaaacacaaaccaccaaccaaaataaaacccattCAGTTAAAAACTGGCTTCTCAAAGCCTTTGTAAAACCTAGATGTCTTCTTCAGTTGGTGCATAAGAAAAGCCTAAAAATGCATCTGAggcactggagctgctggctgctaggTCAGGTGTATGAGTGATGGAGGCAGAGATTGCTTCTTGGGTGAACTCTGGATCAAAGTGTCGCAGATCAGCTGGACCAGCCTAAGccaaggaggagagagagagtcaTTGTGAGTGACCAGAGCCCAACCAACTGCTTATGTTCAAAAAGAGATCTACTCTTCCAAAAGCATCATTATTACTGCATTTGCAGTTCCTAACCCAGACTTCAGCACTCCTCAGTGCTTGAGGCATCTGGAGAGGATTTGCTTTGTACCACTATATAACGAGGACAGAAACACCCACTTACCACATTGGGGTTGAACGGAGGAGTAATCCTCTTGTGGTACAAGTCATCCCAGTTTATTGGGCTGAAGAACACATGATTCTTTATCTCAAGCTgcatagaaagagaggaaattagtcttctgccagccctctttTGCCAGCACCTGCCAGCAGGCCTCATAGCATTAAGTAGTTAAAGCAAGAGACTGAGCTACCACATATCCATGTAGGGGCCAAGTAGCAAATCCTCACTACAGGAGGGTTATGGTCCAGTAATCCCTTGACGGGAGATAACACCATCACATGTTAGCGTCCTAGTTTGTCACCACATCTTGAATCATAGTATTTCCCCCTTTGGAAATTCAGATCAGTGCCATATGCCCCTTTTAAGGAGCTGAAGGGACATCAGCACACATGGAAAACTTTTCCCAAGGCAGTGCTGTTAGGAAAGAAAGGCTCAGAACAGAAAGGTTTCCTATTAATCCTCCCTCCTGATCTGAACAGAAGCAACCTACAAAGTCTGTCTTGGcacccagcctcctcttctggtCCTTGTGGAGAAGTCCTTGGAGGATGTCACAAGCTGCCACAGTCTTGCATCCTTGGATCTGGAGTTGCTTGTGCAGAATGTTGTCATACATCTGAGAGACATCCCGGCTGTAAAAAGGAGGCTAAtttgaaagaaaggagaagcagccagGTAAAGCATGAGCCACCATAAGGAACCACACATCACAGGTCAAAATGGGTCCTGCAGTGAGAAGATGAAGGAAACCTGCCATATCTCAGATAACAGATATGAATAGAGATTCAGAAGGCAACAGGACATTCTCATTCAGGATTCCACTGTCTGTGTCAAACCAACATCAATGTCAACAACAGTCTCCATCATGTGGCATAAAGCAGCTTCCAAACTTACCAGTCCAAACAGCATCTCATAGAGGACAGCTCCTAGGCACCACCAGTCTACTGTCCTGTCATAGGGCTGCTTCTTTAGCACCTCAGGAGCCAAGTACTgggaaaaagcagaaggaaatatttGAGTCAAATTgtaaaaggaaaagctttgtcCTCATAAGTACACAAACCTGGCTGCAGCTCAAACTCAGTAAACACATTAGGAAGCTGGCAGTTCCTACTATGCCTTGATAGATTCTCCACTTGCTTCAGAGCAATAGATTTGAAAGACACCTAATACTCTCAAGgtagtttggggggttttttgtttgtttgttttgggggtggcTACAGAAAGTTCTCCTATAGAGGGCTTGTACAAGGATTTGCCACCGACTGCAACTCAGCTCACAAAGCTGTCCTGCACTAACACAGTATACCTCTAAGAGGCTCCTTTGGCTTTGAGAAAGCTGCACTTTTCAGTCCCAGTAGGTCTGCCCAAAGCAGGAAAACTCCAATAATCACCACCAAGGAGCAATAGAGAATTCAACTGGCCTGCAGAGCAAGCAGCACATCAAGTCTGGTCTCACACAGGATTATCTGTGTACTATCAGGCTCTCTATCTAGGGCAGGGAAAAAAtgacataaaaaaacccacaaaccaaagcTAGAACATTCCTGCTTGGTTCATGCTGTACTATTGCATAAGTGTGTTCCTACTGACAGCTAAAGGCTACCACCAGGAAATTGCTGCCCACTTCTGAGCTTGAGATACTGAAAGGTATCTTGTTTGCAGACTCTTCATGCTCCCTGAGAAAGGACAGCAGGACAGATGTATTACCTAGGCAAAAGTATTGAAAAATCCCCAGTTCagcaagaagcaggaaaaaagccTCTGAGAAGCCAAACTGGAGATCAGTTTTAGCACAACTTAGTCAAGGTACATAGGTGAAAAGACATTCCTCCCCTAAGGGCAGGGTTCACATTCCAGGAGAGCCTGGTCCTCTCCTCTGCACAGGGTCTTTTGCAGCTCCTGCTTAGGACATGCAGAAAGAGCACAGCAAGGTCCTGTATGTCAGGACCAGCAGGCTCCCAGTTCTGTAGGTCCATGGGATCAGAACAGGTCAACTGCTAACTCACAGGTTTGCTTGTGGGTTCCCAGGGTCAAAGGTTATCTCCACAGCTACCTGGAGATAGCCCCAGTTTCACAGAGTGGCCACTGTCAAGTGCAGGTGCCTCTGCAAGCACAGCAAATTCAGAGTACAGCTGACATGGGTGAAATTCAACTGCTGAGTAGGGAAAGCCTTATCTGAACTGTCAAGCTTCAGGCTGACAGCCTCAAAGAGACCAAGATGATCTTACTCAGAGCCCCCCCACAAATCTGAGATCCAGAGCAACAAGTCTCATGCACGTGCAGTACCTCAGGAGTGCCACAAAAGGTAGAAGTTGTCTCCTCTTGCTCCATTCCTTCTTTGCACAGTCCAAAGTCTGTCAATACTATGTGTCCCTAAAGAAAGGAGAGACATTTCAGCTTGGCCCACTCTTTCTGGAAAGGAGACAGGATTTCCAAGCCTTGGCTTTCACATTGCACCTCATGTATGTTTTAGTTCCCCCACTGCTCATCCACTTCCCCTCTCTCACCTTCTGGAGGTCCTACACATACATCATGTGCAGGAACCTATAGAGAAAGTAAActctagattttatttttaatttgtctaAAGCTGCATGGCTATGAAGGGATCCAACACTGCTATGCTTTGCCACTGCTTTTTCCCAGAACCATTATATAGTGGTTgccaccagagcagcagcaatgacCTGCTCTTACTTCAATCCCTGCCCACAAAAGTCAGCTCCCAGCTTTTGGGAATGAGCTGAGGAGGCCCTCAGTGCACAGTTCTGCAGAGGACAGGCTCACTGCACTCACAGGGTCTGCCCTGCAGTGGTGTACACATACAAGATCCATGCAGTGAGCTGGAGCTATAGTCCAGCCTGCAGAACTACAGCCCTCCCTTTCTGGTCCTGATGATTTCAAAGCCAGAAGGCAGACAGCACGAGCTGGGGATGTACCTGGCAATCCAGGAGAATGTTCTCAGGTTTTAAGTCCCTACAAGACAAAAAGGGCTGTTTGAGCAGATTTGGCCAGAATATTCAGAAGAGCTGGATGTGAAAGCATCAGCTAAAAACAGGAGCCAACAAAATTTCCCAATctagttcacagaatcaattaaccaggttggaaaagatcttcaggatcatcaagtccaacctattacccaacaccatctaatcaaccaaaccatggcactaagtgcctcacccagtcttattttaaagacttccagggaactccatcccctccctgggcggcccattccaatggccagtctctctttctgggaagttCACCAAGACACTCCCAAGGTGCAGGTTCCACCACTGTTGGacatgagcacacacacatacaaacaaAAAGACTGCTGTCACAGGATCAGCTGTTAGCCTACATTTCTCTGCAGAAATTATTCCTGAGAGACACTTTCTAACTTACTGAGCCAGGTTTCTTTTAGAGCTTTACAC from Indicator indicator isolate 239-I01 chromosome 24, UM_Iind_1.1, whole genome shotgun sequence includes these protein-coding regions:
- the IFT52 gene encoding intraflagellar transport protein 52 homolog; amino-acid sequence: MEKGLRNAIVFNASKGEAFTLANSYKSLRKRLRGNWKIQSLKDEITSEKLFGVKLWITAGPREKFSAAEFSVLKKFLEEGGAILVMLREGGESRCGTNINFLLEEYGIIFNNDAVVRNVYYKYHHPKEALISDGVLNRGISEAARTTVLETTDEDGSGHDSQALTFLYPFGATLNVMKPAVAVLSTGSVCFPLNRPVLAFYQHESQGGKMAALGSSHMFSDQYLDKEENGKIMDVLFQWLTTSDIHLNQMDMEDPEISEYTMPPDTAALSEQLRVCLQEGDEIPRDFTKLFDTSLYQLDTTALPSVIKAYEQLNVKHEPLQLIQPQFETPLPVLQPAVFPPAFRELPPPPLELFDLDETFSSEKARLAEITNKCTDDDLEFYVRKCGDILGITSKLPKEKQDAKHILEHIFFQVVEFKKLNQEHDTDTSESGFQNGN
- the SGK2 gene encoding serine/threonine-protein kinase Sgk2 isoform X2 — encoded protein: MNVAWMEPSSTALGKTKELIKHGRERIGQTIKASGSRLCSYAERVAFLMDRSRSPDESTQPPTPTDNINLGPSANPNAKPTDFDFLKVIGKGSFGKVLLAKRKCDGTFYAVKVLHKKTILKKKEQNHIMAERNVLLKNVKHPFLVGLHYSFQTSEKLYFVLDYVNGGELFFHLQRERCFREPRARFYAAEVASAIGYLHSLNIIYRDLKPENILLDCQGHIVLTDFGLCKEGMEQEETTSTFCGTPEYLAPEVLKKQPYDRTVDWWCLGAVLYEMLFGLPPFYSRDVSQMYDNILHKQLQIQGCKTVAACDILQGLLHKDQKRRLGAKTDFLEIKNHVFFSPINWDDLYHKRITPPFNPNVAGPADLRHFDPEFTQEAISASITHTPDLAASSSSASDAFLGFSYAPTEEDI